In Gammaproteobacteria bacterium, the following are encoded in one genomic region:
- a CDS encoding glycosyltransferase family 2 protein codes for MLTFAFCTYNRADRLENLVAAMRAQVCRVPFEILAVNNNSKDNTLAILGKLAAQPGAPLRFVTESAQGIVPARNRAIEEALKSDILVFIDDDELPQAGLLNAASDAIVNEGAQCAGGRVEVDFTAHSRPAWLDDEIAGFLGELDYGSEPFWIKDGDTPVWSGNIAYDMRLFRDDPTLRFDHRYNREGADVGGGEDAIMFRTLQSRGTKIRYRPDMVVRHYVESRRLKRSYFLTLHYRSGLRHGRHELETYSRTMLGVPPFLVAQCLRQGVRATGMLLTSRPGALRQAMNAANSLGRLVGYAQRPKAY; via the coding sequence ATGCTGACCTTCGCCTTCTGCACCTACAACCGCGCCGACCGTCTGGAAAACCTGGTGGCCGCCATGCGCGCCCAGGTTTGCCGGGTCCCATTTGAGATCCTGGCCGTCAACAACAACAGCAAGGACAACACCCTCGCCATTCTGGGGAAACTGGCCGCACAGCCCGGCGCCCCATTGCGCTTCGTCACCGAGAGCGCCCAAGGTATCGTCCCGGCCCGCAACCGGGCCATCGAGGAGGCGCTGAAGAGCGACATTCTGGTGTTTATTGACGACGATGAATTGCCACAGGCCGGTTTGCTGAACGCGGCTTCTGACGCCATTGTCAACGAGGGCGCCCAATGCGCCGGCGGACGTGTAGAAGTCGACTTCACCGCGCACAGTCGCCCCGCTTGGCTGGATGACGAGATTGCCGGTTTCCTCGGCGAACTCGATTACGGATCTGAACCGTTCTGGATCAAGGATGGCGATACGCCGGTCTGGAGCGGCAATATTGCCTACGACATGCGCCTGTTCCGCGACGACCCAACGCTGAGGTTCGACCACCGCTACAACCGGGAAGGTGCGGACGTGGGCGGCGGCGAGGACGCCATCATGTTCCGCACGTTGCAGTCGCGAGGCACGAAGATTCGCTATCGCCCGGATATGGTCGTACGGCATTACGTCGAATCCCGGCGGCTGAAACGCAGCTACTTCCTCACGCTGCACTACCGGTCGGGATTGCGCCATGGCCGCCACGAATTAGAGACCTATTCTCGCACCATGCTGGGCGTGCCGCCTTTCCTCGTCGCGCAGTGCCTGCGCCAGGGAGTACGGGCAACGGGCATGCTGCTAACGAGCCGTCCCGGTGCTTTGCGACAAGCTATGAATGCCGCCAATTCTCTGGGTCGTCTGGTGGGTTACGCTCAGCGTCCCAAGGCATACTAA
- a CDS encoding sulfatase-like hydrolase/transferase, translating into MDTALTVLICTHNRADLLEHVLASLNAAKRPNMPVQILVAANACTDDTVAHMHAYQAQQADKGWLPLRIIEVPTPGKSYALNRAIPEIDTELTAFVDDDHRVDENYLVAIEQAALTWPGAGLYCGRILPDWDGAEPAWVHDEGPYRIYPLPVPRYDQEDQPKTITAEEGPIPGGGNLVLRRRVFELAGSFSTELGPHGHDLGGGEDSEYVLRALTRGECCQYTPDMVQHHYVDAARLKLSYLLRKSYQRTRSTSRIRGNGRVPLYMWRKLAEYGFHSIFSLSWAKSRFYWVRTAAALGEVQGRRESGNRRKRLDLPPDRGMLGVGALALLTAACGLVAWFASGEDRWAGLLPALGVAAVGTVSLLAKSLSDFSQTGPRIRKEILTHYRRYTLFALARLSAWAFALTLFAGGGGVLIYYALNVSLGGSWSAWLAALATVMGILGASALQLIRKLRFNPGLLVASTHYRMSRFYRLWQWVTPARIGGLQGALIFVAGLLVAAASWRLVKQNQTAELMALGSAVLFYAGVIVWAAWSPQARAPRHARIRQENTPPNILLIGSDTLRADRLGAHGYRRALTPNIDTLAAQGALFSNCYVPCARTSPSLISLLTGTWPHTHDIRDNFVADTETRLKVATLPQLLKPLGYRTAALSDWCGADMGKFSFGFDYTDLPEDQWNLKYLIRQGPKDLRLFVSLFTHNRLGRLLLPELYYLGGVPLTTQMGCRARRLISRLAANPQPFFLNVFYSTTHPPFASEWPWYTRFADPAYAGESKFAMAKLSDPFDIIRRQGAPLEEFDLDQIIDLYDGCVAQFDDEVGRMLKHIEACGLADNTIVVVYSDHGMEFFEHDTWGQGNSAVGDFSPRIPLVIRDPRKPACGTIKSVVRSIDLAPTLLELAGSTPAAHMEGISLVACLTHHEHCPQLDAYNETGVWVTDIPGQPEKHLRYPDLLELLEVPDIAGGALAIKPEYAAHIIAAKDRMIRSGRWKLTYQPLTNSHILQLFDVETDPICRHNVIEQYPEIGAALWHKLSEWINHGSDAQPKR; encoded by the coding sequence ATGGACACCGCCCTCACCGTCCTGATCTGCACCCATAACCGCGCCGATTTGCTGGAGCATGTGCTGGCATCGCTGAACGCAGCGAAGCGGCCGAACATGCCGGTGCAGATTCTGGTGGCAGCGAATGCCTGCACCGACGACACGGTGGCGCACATGCATGCATATCAAGCGCAGCAGGCTGACAAGGGCTGGCTGCCGCTACGTATCATTGAAGTCCCCACACCCGGCAAGTCGTACGCGCTGAATCGCGCCATCCCGGAAATCGACACTGAACTTACCGCCTTTGTCGATGACGACCATAGGGTTGATGAAAACTACCTGGTCGCCATCGAACAGGCTGCGCTGACCTGGCCCGGCGCCGGATTGTATTGCGGCCGTATCCTGCCCGACTGGGATGGCGCAGAACCCGCCTGGGTGCATGACGAGGGGCCGTATCGCATTTACCCCCTGCCCGTGCCGCGCTACGACCAGGAGGATCAACCCAAAACCATCACGGCGGAAGAAGGCCCCATCCCCGGCGGCGGCAATCTGGTGTTGCGCCGCCGCGTTTTCGAACTGGCCGGATCGTTCTCCACTGAGCTGGGCCCCCACGGCCATGATCTGGGCGGCGGCGAGGACAGCGAATACGTGCTGCGCGCCCTGACACGCGGCGAATGTTGCCAGTACACACCGGACATGGTGCAGCATCACTATGTCGATGCCGCACGACTGAAGCTTTCGTATCTGCTCAGGAAAAGCTATCAGCGCACCCGCTCCACCTCACGCATCCGCGGCAACGGCCGAGTGCCGCTGTATATGTGGCGCAAGCTTGCAGAGTATGGTTTTCACAGTATCTTCAGCCTGTCATGGGCAAAAAGCCGCTTCTACTGGGTTCGCACAGCCGCGGCATTAGGAGAAGTACAGGGTCGTCGCGAATCCGGCAATCGGCGCAAGAGGCTCGACCTCCCGCCGGACCGCGGCATGCTGGGGGTGGGGGCGCTAGCGCTACTGACTGCGGCTTGCGGCTTAGTAGCATGGTTCGCGAGCGGCGAGGATCGTTGGGCCGGATTACTACCCGCGCTTGGAGTCGCTGCAGTTGGAACAGTCTCCCTGCTGGCGAAATCGCTGTCGGACTTCTCGCAGACCGGGCCACGCATCCGTAAAGAAATTCTCACGCACTATCGGCGTTATACTCTGTTTGCCCTCGCCCGCCTAAGTGCATGGGCGTTTGCGCTGACGCTGTTTGCAGGGGGCGGCGGCGTGCTCATTTATTACGCGCTGAATGTGAGCTTAGGGGGAAGCTGGTCGGCATGGCTGGCCGCACTGGCCACGGTCATGGGAATACTCGGCGCCAGTGCGCTGCAACTTATCCGCAAGCTCCGCTTTAACCCGGGACTGCTGGTCGCTTCCACGCACTACCGCATGAGCCGGTTCTACCGGCTGTGGCAGTGGGTCACGCCTGCCCGCATCGGCGGGTTGCAGGGTGCGCTCATCTTCGTTGCCGGACTGCTGGTCGCCGCCGCCTCGTGGCGGCTGGTGAAGCAGAACCAGACGGCGGAACTCATGGCGCTAGGGTCAGCGGTGCTATTCTACGCCGGGGTCATCGTGTGGGCCGCATGGTCGCCGCAAGCGCGTGCGCCGCGCCACGCCAGGATCCGACAGGAAAATACGCCGCCCAATATCCTGCTCATCGGCTCGGACACGCTACGCGCCGATCGTCTGGGTGCGCACGGCTATCGCCGCGCGCTCACGCCCAATATCGATACACTCGCCGCGCAGGGTGCGCTGTTTTCAAATTGTTATGTTCCTTGCGCCCGCACGTCACCCAGCCTGATTTCTCTGTTAACCGGCACCTGGCCGCACACTCATGATATCCGCGACAATTTTGTCGCCGATACCGAAACCCGTCTCAAGGTCGCCACCCTGCCGCAACTGTTGAAGCCGCTGGGCTATCGCACCGCGGCGCTATCCGACTGGTGTGGTGCGGACATGGGCAAGTTCTCATTCGGCTTCGACTACACCGACCTGCCGGAAGACCAGTGGAATCTGAAATACCTGATCCGGCAAGGCCCGAAGGATCTGCGCCTGTTTGTTTCGCTGTTTACCCATAACCGGCTTGGGCGGCTGCTGTTGCCCGAACTGTACTATCTGGGCGGAGTGCCGCTCACCACCCAGATGGGATGCCGCGCGCGCCGGCTGATCTCGCGCCTGGCTGCCAACCCGCAGCCGTTTTTCCTGAACGTGTTCTACTCCACCACGCATCCGCCTTTTGCCTCCGAATGGCCGTGGTATACGCGCTTTGCCGATCCCGCCTATGCCGGAGAATCAAAATTTGCCATGGCCAAGCTCTCCGATCCCTTCGACATCATCCGCCGCCAGGGCGCACCCCTGGAAGAATTCGACCTCGACCAGATCATCGACCTGTATGACGGCTGTGTGGCGCAATTCGACGATGAGGTCGGTCGCATGCTGAAACATATTGAAGCTTGCGGGCTCGCGGACAACACCATCGTCGTCGTCTATTCCGACCACGGCATGGAGTTTTTCGAGCATGATACCTGGGGGCAAGGCAATTCCGCCGTCGGCGACTTCAGCCCGCGCATCCCGCTGGTGATCCGCGATCCCCGCAAGCCGGCTTGCGGCACAATCAAAAGCGTGGTACGCAGTATTGACTTGGCTCCCACGCTGCTGGAATTGGCCGGTTCAACACCGGCAGCCCACATGGAGGGAATCTCCCTCGTTGCCTGCCTGACCCATCATGAACACTGCCCGCAACTCGACGCTTACAACGAAACCGGGGTCTGGGTCACCGACATCCCAGGTCAGCCAGAGAAGCATCTGCGATATCCTGACCTGTTGGAACTGCTGGAGGTGCCGGACATAGCCGGCGGCGCCCTTGCAATCAAACCGGAATATGCAGCACACATCATAGCAGCCAAGGATCGCATGATCCGCAGCGGGCGCTGGAAGCTCACCTACCAGCCGCTCACTAACAGCCACATCCTGCAACTGTTCGACGTTGAGACTGACCCTATATGCCGGCATAATGTGATTGAGCAGTATCCGGAAATAGGCGCTGCGTTGTGGCACAAGCTGTCTGAATGGATCAACCACGGGTCTGACGCACAACCCAAGCGCTGA
- a CDS encoding class I SAM-dependent methyltransferase — MPFKSAIKQTLRALGYKIEKIDPLEESIPAEYNHSPFLPRIYRGALDRYLYFKDMVEQVRNVERDIVECGVSIGHGALLFTLFSGYIGRPRAYYGFDSFEGFPDPVEKDETTPIKGKGFWANPLDTVLKVLQDGRLSDEVIRERIHLVKGWFDKTLPGYEGRIALLHLDCDLYEFYKLALETLYHKVQPGGVIMFDEYGDARWPGATKAIDEFFRGRPETVQPHSKCTWKYHVIKQ; from the coding sequence ATGCCGTTCAAATCCGCTATTAAGCAAACTCTGCGTGCCTTAGGCTACAAAATCGAGAAAATCGATCCGCTGGAGGAAAGCATTCCCGCCGAGTACAACCACTCACCTTTTCTGCCCCGGATCTATCGCGGCGCGCTGGACCGGTACCTTTACTTCAAGGATATGGTGGAACAGGTTCGAAATGTGGAGAGAGACATCGTCGAATGCGGCGTCTCGATCGGGCATGGGGCGTTGCTTTTTACCTTGTTCAGCGGCTATATCGGAAGGCCTCGGGCCTACTACGGTTTTGACTCCTTCGAAGGATTCCCTGACCCGGTCGAAAAAGATGAAACTACCCCAATCAAGGGCAAGGGGTTCTGGGCCAACCCGCTCGATACTGTGCTCAAAGTGTTGCAGGACGGGCGCCTGAGCGATGAGGTCATCCGCGAACGGATACATCTTGTAAAGGGATGGTTTGACAAGACTCTGCCCGGCTACGAGGGGCGTATCGCCTTGCTGCACCTTGACTGCGATCTATACGAATTCTACAAACTCGCTCTGGAAACCCTCTACCACAAAGTTCAGCCTGGCGGTGTGATCATGTTTGACGAATACGGCGACGCGCGCTGGCCGGGCGCCACCAAGGCTATTGATGAATTCTTCCGTGGCAGGCCCGAGACGGTTCAACCGCATTCAAAATGCACCTGGAAATACCACGTTATCAAACAGTGA
- a CDS encoding glycosyltransferase family 4 protein: MSTKPVVCFFTLSAGDWGGASRVLFTNLRLMDRDRLTPLLLLPHTGPVVEELKQRDLHHLIWGPLTEPGNLMIYLRGFIRAWRFFRRERVEVIHVNGSNFWRPAELLAAWVLRIPIVAHYHVINDEPGPFMKLCRAAISVSRYTAEQSLPVTLHKPVIYNSIGLDRFDAGRSLRAELGLSDSNIVVAFLGQIRDIKGVQDFIAMARRIPNPDARFLIAGECRDPKRFSGSFSEQDLKDMAGGDARIRYIGYVKEVENVYHTADIVVAPSRWQEPLGLINLEAGACSKPVVATRVGGIPEVIHDGENGYLVEPGDAESLVGRVRKLINDPDERRRMGETGRRQVEMDFTIRPVREFEDLLLSYTRRN; this comes from the coding sequence ATGAGCACTAAACCCGTTGTCTGTTTCTTCACCCTGAGCGCCGGTGACTGGGGGGGCGCCAGCCGAGTACTGTTCACCAACCTGCGTCTGATGGATCGTGACAGGCTGACGCCCTTGCTGCTTTTGCCACACACTGGGCCCGTAGTGGAAGAATTGAAGCAACGGGATTTACACCACCTTATTTGGGGACCTCTCACCGAGCCGGGCAACCTCATGATCTATCTGCGTGGTTTCATCCGGGCTTGGCGTTTCTTCCGGCGTGAACGAGTGGAGGTGATCCACGTCAACGGCTCCAACTTCTGGCGGCCGGCCGAGTTGCTCGCAGCCTGGGTACTGCGCATCCCCATCGTCGCCCACTACCACGTCATCAACGACGAGCCGGGGCCATTCATGAAGTTGTGCCGGGCGGCAATCAGCGTCTCGCGCTACACCGCCGAGCAATCGTTGCCGGTGACATTGCACAAACCGGTGATCTACAACTCGATCGGTCTGGATCGTTTCGATGCTGGACGCAGCCTGCGCGCAGAACTGGGTCTGTCCGACAGTAACATCGTGGTGGCCTTTCTGGGTCAGATCCGTGACATCAAGGGAGTGCAGGATTTCATTGCCATGGCCCGCCGGATCCCGAACCCCGACGCCCGTTTCCTGATAGCCGGCGAATGCCGCGACCCGAAGAGATTTTCCGGCTCCTTTTCAGAGCAGGACCTTAAGGATATGGCGGGCGGTGATGCTCGTATCCGCTACATCGGCTACGTGAAGGAAGTGGAAAACGTCTACCACACCGCAGACATTGTGGTGGCGCCATCACGTTGGCAGGAACCCCTCGGACTCATCAACCTTGAAGCTGGAGCCTGCAGCAAACCGGTGGTGGCAACCCGGGTCGGCGGCATCCCCGAGGTCATTCATGACGGAGAGAACGGCTATCTGGTTGAGCCGGGTGATGCGGAAAGTCTGGTCGGGCGGGTGCGGAAACTCATCAATGATCCTGATGAGCGCCGTCGTATGGGAGAGACCGGGCGGCGGCAGGTGGAAATGGATTTCACAATCCGGCCGGTTAGGGAGTTCGAAGATTTATTGTTAAGCTATACTAGACGTAATTGA
- a CDS encoding sulfotransferase has product MGARKPDFIIIGAAKAGTTSLYRHLTWHPSIFMSDPKEPTYFAFDERYGRGEDWYLSLFSGAGEAQLCGEASTNYTNWPLYPHTVKRMHALLPDVKLIYVMRHPVDRAYSHYIQLINNIRNDDPDYTFTDTFEQHIAKDDSVIQSSHYMLQINRFLEYYPRERFLFLFFEDFIQDPGLTLERVISFLGIDKKVDLLARGAVSENLNKEKEAWLIRSRLTGPLRTLPGAQWIADHLPQGVRDSIYTMLRKLPAHRRIEAEFIPPRMQTETRVRLLDYFLGPNRELGEFLGKDLSRWNE; this is encoded by the coding sequence ATGGGCGCCAGAAAACCAGACTTCATCATCATCGGCGCAGCCAAGGCCGGCACCACCTCCCTATACCGTCATTTAACCTGGCATCCCTCCATCTTTATGAGTGATCCCAAGGAACCCACCTATTTCGCATTTGACGAGCGCTATGGCAGAGGTGAGGATTGGTATCTGTCCCTGTTTTCCGGCGCAGGCGAGGCACAACTCTGTGGCGAGGCGTCGACCAACTACACCAACTGGCCGCTCTACCCTCATACGGTGAAACGCATGCATGCGTTGCTGCCCGACGTAAAACTCATCTATGTCATGCGCCATCCGGTAGATCGCGCCTATTCCCACTATATCCAGTTGATCAACAACATCCGCAACGATGATCCGGATTACACCTTCACCGATACCTTCGAACAGCATATCGCGAAGGATGACAGCGTCATCCAGAGCAGCCATTACATGCTGCAAATCAATCGCTTTTTGGAGTATTACCCCCGCGAACGATTCCTGTTCCTTTTTTTCGAAGATTTCATTCAAGATCCCGGATTGACCCTGGAGCGAGTCATCAGCTTTCTGGGCATCGACAAGAAGGTTGATTTGCTGGCACGGGGCGCAGTGAGCGAAAATCTGAATAAGGAAAAGGAAGCCTGGCTGATTCGCTCCAGGCTGACTGGTCCCCTGCGTACATTACCGGGAGCGCAATGGATAGCCGACCATCTTCCCCAGGGGGTGCGTGACAGTATCTACACGATGTTGCGCAAGCTTCCTGCGCATCGGCGCATCGAGGCGGAATTCATCCCCCCCAGGATGCAGACGGAAACCAGAGTTCGGCTACTGGATTATTTTCTTGGGCCGAATCGGGAGTTGGGCGAATTTCTCGGTAAAGACCTGTCGCGCTGGAATGAATGA
- a CDS encoding tetratricopeptide repeat protein — MRRMRGFGTLLLLFTLQATGAELLPFAPTQAEMARLPEYCRVRATDNGHLPEFQMWLNRLGPKFRGIHHYCSGLNYINRYQRLWNDPKRGYYLSRAVPEIDYVAKDMPDDFPLAGEIYLNRGIAHKLMKQDGAAAVDFVKAIEHDPKQVQAYLNLAAIYIKGGNKAKALEVVTNGLSHAPKSKGLQKKYLELGGKEPLPAAESIASPGNPAAPDAADGRQDTRSGVSQTPHDAATESGPEQEAGPDDTATSKDKQSGGEASSAGDSKPPVIGTPTNPYCRFCPD; from the coding sequence GTGCGAAGAATGCGAGGATTCGGGACCCTGTTGCTTTTATTCACATTACAGGCTACAGGGGCGGAGTTGCTGCCCTTTGCACCGACTCAAGCGGAAATGGCGCGGCTGCCGGAATACTGCAGGGTCAGGGCCACCGATAATGGTCATCTGCCTGAATTCCAGATGTGGTTGAATCGGCTGGGTCCGAAATTCCGGGGCATCCATCACTACTGTAGCGGCCTTAATTACATCAACCGGTATCAGCGCCTGTGGAACGACCCGAAAAGGGGTTACTATCTGAGCCGTGCCGTACCGGAGATCGATTACGTGGCTAAGGATATGCCCGACGATTTTCCATTGGCGGGAGAAATCTATCTCAATCGCGGTATCGCACATAAATTGATGAAGCAAGATGGCGCCGCCGCCGTCGATTTTGTCAAAGCCATCGAACACGATCCCAAACAGGTGCAGGCCTATTTGAACCTGGCAGCGATTTACATCAAGGGAGGCAATAAGGCCAAGGCTCTGGAGGTCGTCACCAACGGTCTCAGTCACGCTCCGAAAAGCAAAGGGTTGCAGAAGAAATATCTGGAGTTGGGCGGCAAGGAACCGCTCCCGGCTGCTGAAAGTATTGCATCACCAGGCAACCCGGCAGCGCCGGATGCTGCGGACGGGCGGCAAGATACCCGGTCCGGAGTAAGTCAGACTCCCCACGATGCTGCGACCGAATCGGGGCCTGAACAGGAAGCTGGGCCAGATGACACCGCCACATCTAAAGACAAACAGAGTGGTGGTGAAGCGAGCAGCGCCGGCGATAGCAAACCGCCCGTCATCGGCACCCCGACCAACCCCTACTGCCGTTTCTGCCCGGATTAG
- a CDS encoding glycosyltransferase family 4 protein: MALRYLVFTELFLPTKGGTAVWFAEVYRRLGGKDIHIVTADVPGAAEVDALHPNSVHRVKLRRRWWLKPESIAMYAKLFVTGLRLALRHDFDVVHAGRALPEGLVAWAVARLIRLPVVIYAHGEELTTWGRGGKYRAMRFALRHADRVIANSEFTRDELVKMDVRPECITLIYPGVDVERFRPGLPCDDLKAGIGLRPGEKLILSVGRLSRRKGFDMVVRSLPELLRQGINVRYALIGMGEDRDYLISLARELGVANQVHLLGHVSPEDLPRWYNACDVFAMPNREINGDTEGFGMVFIEAAACSRPVLAGNAGGTGAAVVDGETGLRVNGECLGAIVDAFVRLLGGVGYSMGKNGYHRALGAFAWEQVAAKTSGLGVPAAGKE, encoded by the coding sequence ATGGCGCTGCGTTATCTGGTTTTCACCGAACTGTTTCTGCCCACCAAGGGCGGTACCGCGGTATGGTTCGCCGAGGTCTACCGGCGTCTGGGCGGCAAGGATATCCACATCGTCACCGCCGACGTGCCGGGTGCGGCGGAAGTTGACGCGCTCCACCCCAACAGCGTGCATCGGGTGAAACTCCGTCGCCGCTGGTGGCTCAAACCCGAGTCAATAGCCATGTACGCCAAGCTCTTCGTCACCGGGCTGCGGCTCGCGCTGCGCCACGATTTCGACGTGGTGCATGCCGGCCGCGCCCTGCCGGAAGGCCTGGTGGCCTGGGCGGTGGCGCGGCTCATACGGCTGCCGGTGGTGATCTATGCCCACGGCGAGGAGCTCACCACCTGGGGCCGGGGGGGCAAGTACAGGGCGATGCGCTTCGCCTTGCGTCACGCCGACCGGGTAATCGCCAACAGCGAGTTCACCCGCGACGAACTGGTGAAAATGGATGTCCGGCCCGAATGCATCACCCTGATCTATCCGGGTGTGGATGTGGAGCGCTTCCGCCCGGGTCTCCCTTGCGATGATCTTAAGGCCGGCATCGGTCTCCGGCCGGGTGAAAAACTCATTTTGTCAGTGGGACGTCTGTCTCGGCGCAAGGGTTTCGATATGGTCGTCCGCAGCCTGCCGGAACTGCTGCGTCAGGGGATCAATGTTCGATATGCGCTGATCGGCATGGGTGAAGACCGGGATTATCTGATCAGTCTTGCTCGAGAATTGGGAGTGGCCAATCAAGTCCACCTTCTGGGCCATGTCAGCCCCGAGGATCTGCCTCGTTGGTACAATGCCTGCGACGTGTTCGCCATGCCCAACCGCGAGATCAATGGCGACACGGAAGGTTTTGGCATGGTGTTTATTGAGGCGGCCGCTTGTAGCAGGCCCGTATTGGCTGGAAACGCAGGCGGGACGGGTGCTGCGGTGGTGGATGGGGAAACCGGATTGAGAGTGAACGGTGAATGCTTGGGGGCCATCGTGGATGCCTTTGTGCGCCTGCTGGGCGGAGTGGGATACAGTATGGGTAAAAACGGCTATCATAGGGCGCTGGGAGCATTTGCTTGGGAACAGGTCGCGGCCAAGACCAGTGGACTGGGTGTGCCAGCGGCTGGAAAGGAGTGA
- a CDS encoding glycosyltransferase family 2 protein yields the protein MTPRFSVIIAVYNGAATLARAIDSVLAQSHPVHELIVVNDGSTDATAQVVAHYGERLRYLHQPNAGVSAARNAGARLATGDWLAFLDADDIYYPGRIEWHAQWIAEDPTLDFLTGEQEYREPDGRLIKTSLAHTAAGRMLLARAAGAERVVMDQAAEIEAFVADHFGDTHTLSVPRRTFLELGGYPPGRAVCEDVNFLIRLTAASRRIGVVLRPMAVYYIYPGSATRRDPLRAQRLTVEALTALKPQLAAALPAVQRGFRAGLRSARYNLAVALLRQGRRTEAVGAVLPSFLAQPGLSTLRELLSVARGLDDKK from the coding sequence ATGACACCGCGCTTCTCGGTCATCATCGCGGTCTACAATGGGGCGGCCACCTTGGCCCGCGCCATTGACTCAGTGTTGGCCCAAAGCCATCCGGTCCATGAATTGATCGTGGTGAACGACGGCTCCACCGACGCCACCGCGCAAGTGGTGGCGCACTACGGGGAGCGACTGCGCTACCTGCACCAGCCCAACGCCGGTGTGTCGGCGGCACGCAATGCCGGCGCCCGGCTGGCCACGGGCGACTGGTTGGCGTTCCTGGACGCCGACGACATATACTATCCCGGCCGCATCGAGTGGCATGCCCAGTGGATCGCCGAAGATCCAACACTGGATTTTCTCACCGGCGAGCAGGAATACCGCGAGCCGGACGGACGGCTGATCAAGACCTCGCTCGCCCACACGGCGGCGGGGCGGATGTTGCTGGCGCGAGCGGCGGGGGCGGAGCGGGTGGTGATGGATCAAGCGGCGGAGATTGAAGCCTTCGTCGCCGACCATTTCGGCGACACCCATACCCTGAGCGTGCCGCGCCGGACTTTCCTGGAACTGGGCGGCTATCCGCCGGGGCGCGCGGTGTGCGAGGACGTCAATTTCCTGATTCGGCTCACAGCCGCCAGCCGTCGCATCGGTGTCGTACTCCGGCCCATGGCGGTTTATTACATCTACCCCGGCAGCGCCACCCGGCGCGACCCGCTGCGCGCCCAGCGGCTCACGGTGGAGGCGCTTACGGCGCTGAAACCTCAGCTTGCCGCGGCGTTGCCTGCCGTGCAACGAGGTTTCCGCGCCGGCCTGCGCAGCGCCCGCTACAACCTGGCGGTGGCGCTGCTGCGCCAGGGGCGGCGGACCGAGGCTGTCGGAGCGGTCCTGCCATCGTTCCTCGCTCAACCGGGACTATCCACACTGCGTGAGTTGCTGTCGGTGGCGCGCGGCCTGGACGACAAAAAATAG